One Siniperca chuatsi isolate FFG_IHB_CAS linkage group LG8, ASM2008510v1, whole genome shotgun sequence DNA segment encodes these proteins:
- the fhl1a gene encoding four and a half LIM domains protein 1a isoform X1, protein MAFYKHSGPRSYLTSTMTDRFDCYYCRDNLHGKKYVKKDEKHVCTKCFDKLCANTCAECKRPIGADSKELHHKNRYWHEDCFRCAKCYKPLASEPFSARDDGKIMCGKCGSREDGNRCQGCYKVVMPGSQNVEYKKKVWHEECFTCFECKQPIRTQSFLTKGDDIYCAPCHDKKFAKKCFHCKQPITSGGISYQDQPWHSECFVCHTCRKTLAGARFTSHENKVYCVDCFKTDVAKKCHGCKNPITGFGHGTNVVNYEGYSWHEYCFNCKKCSLSLANKRFVISGDHIHCPDCAKKL, encoded by the exons ATGGCTTTCTACAAACACTCag GTCCCAGGAGTTATCTCACCTCCACCATGACTGACCGCTTTGACTGCTACTACTGCCGTGACAACCTGCATGGGAAGAAGTATGTGAAGAAGGACGAAAAGCACGTGTGCACCAAGTGCTTCGATAAGCTCTGCGCCAACACCTGTGCAGAATGCAAACGCCCCATTGGTGCCGACTCCAAG GAGCTGCACCATAAGAACCGCTACTGGCATGAGGACTGTTTCCGCTGCGCCAAGTGCTACAAGCCGCTGGCTAGTGAGCCGTTCAGTGCCCGCGATGATGGCAAGATCATGTGTGGCAAGTGTGGCTCCAGGGAGGATGGCAACCGCTGCCAGGGCTGCTACAAGGTGGTCATGCCAG gaTCCCAGAACGTGGAGTACAAGAAAAAGGTGTGGCACGAGGAATGCTTCACCTGCTTTGAATGTAAGCAGCCAATCCGGACACAGAGCTTCCTGACCAAGGGTGATGACATCTACTGTGCCCCCTGCCATGACAAGAAGTTTGCGAAGAAGTGCTTCCACTGCAAGCAG CCCATCACTTCTGGAGGGATCAGCTACCAGGACCAGCCCTGGCACTCTGAGTGTTTCGTGTGCCACACCTGCCGTAAAACTCTGGCGGGAGCTCGCTTCACTTCCCATGAGAACAAGGTTTACTGCGTGGACTGCTTCAAGACTGATGTGGCCAAGAAGTGCCATGGATGCAAGAACCCAATCACAG GGTTTGGCCATGGCACCAATGTGGTGAATTATGAGGGATACTCCTGGCATGAGTATTGCTTCAACTGCAAGAAGTGCTCCCTCTCGCTGGCCAACAAGCGCTTTGTCATCAGTGGAGATCACATCCACTGCCCCGACTGTGCTAAGAAGCTGTGA
- the fhl1a gene encoding four and a half LIM domains protein 1a isoform X2, which produces MTDRFDCYYCRDNLHGKKYVKKDEKHVCTKCFDKLCANTCAECKRPIGADSKELHHKNRYWHEDCFRCAKCYKPLASEPFSARDDGKIMCGKCGSREDGNRCQGCYKVVMPGSQNVEYKKKVWHEECFTCFECKQPIRTQSFLTKGDDIYCAPCHDKKFAKKCFHCKQPITSGGISYQDQPWHSECFVCHTCRKTLAGARFTSHENKVYCVDCFKTDVAKKCHGCKNPITGFGHGTNVVNYEGYSWHEYCFNCKKCSLSLANKRFVISGDHIHCPDCAKKL; this is translated from the exons ATGACTGACCGCTTTGACTGCTACTACTGCCGTGACAACCTGCATGGGAAGAAGTATGTGAAGAAGGACGAAAAGCACGTGTGCACCAAGTGCTTCGATAAGCTCTGCGCCAACACCTGTGCAGAATGCAAACGCCCCATTGGTGCCGACTCCAAG GAGCTGCACCATAAGAACCGCTACTGGCATGAGGACTGTTTCCGCTGCGCCAAGTGCTACAAGCCGCTGGCTAGTGAGCCGTTCAGTGCCCGCGATGATGGCAAGATCATGTGTGGCAAGTGTGGCTCCAGGGAGGATGGCAACCGCTGCCAGGGCTGCTACAAGGTGGTCATGCCAG gaTCCCAGAACGTGGAGTACAAGAAAAAGGTGTGGCACGAGGAATGCTTCACCTGCTTTGAATGTAAGCAGCCAATCCGGACACAGAGCTTCCTGACCAAGGGTGATGACATCTACTGTGCCCCCTGCCATGACAAGAAGTTTGCGAAGAAGTGCTTCCACTGCAAGCAG CCCATCACTTCTGGAGGGATCAGCTACCAGGACCAGCCCTGGCACTCTGAGTGTTTCGTGTGCCACACCTGCCGTAAAACTCTGGCGGGAGCTCGCTTCACTTCCCATGAGAACAAGGTTTACTGCGTGGACTGCTTCAAGACTGATGTGGCCAAGAAGTGCCATGGATGCAAGAACCCAATCACAG GGTTTGGCCATGGCACCAATGTGGTGAATTATGAGGGATACTCCTGGCATGAGTATTGCTTCAACTGCAAGAAGTGCTCCCTCTCGCTGGCCAACAAGCGCTTTGTCATCAGTGGAGATCACATCCACTGCCCCGACTGTGCTAAGAAGCTGTGA